The genomic interval ATCACTTTCCACATGGCTTTTGATGAAGTCACTGATCAAGAAAAAGCAATTGACCAACTTGTCGAATTTGGCGTAGATAAAATTTTGACGCACGGTGGGCCACTTGACCAACCCTTAAATACTGACAAACTTAAAAGTCTCATTGACTATGCTAAGGGAAAAATTAACATTATTATTGGCGGGGGTGTCAATGCTGAAAACTTTGAAAACCTCGCTCAATTAACCGGAACAAATTATGTTCATGGCACAAAAATTATCAAATTATAAATAAAAAAGTTACTGACAGATATTCTATCAGTAACTTTTTTATTTATTTTTAAGTCGGAATCTAACATAAAATTTTGTCAGTAAAAAGTTCGTAAGTAATATAATCAAACTCAAGAAAAATGGTCGAACAAAAATTAATGACAGAATCAATTCAACAATTGTCACAAACATCATCACTCTAAAAATAAGCACCCGTAAACCAGCTGTTTTAGCCGCTTTTTTCAGTGGATAAATTCTTGTTAAAAGTTGATAATCAAAAGCCGTTTGTAATGATAAAAGTTGAAAAATAAGCAAATAGTTAAATACAACCACCATAATAATGGCAACAATTCCATTATTAATAAAAATCATCGCTAAAATTGACAAAATAAGTAAACGAATCGTTAAACCAAGATAATCTCCTGAGCGTAAAAAACTTCTTGTAAATAGATACTCATAAGTTCTTTTTGTTTTCGTCAGTAGAAAATCAAGATATTTCCGACGATGACTGTGTGATTTAAGTCCCTTAACATTCGTAAACAGTGAAAATAATCTTAAAGTTCCTGTTTTTCGTCCTTCTTCTAAATCAATCAAGAAAGCCCAATCCAAAAGTCCACTTTTTTGAGAAGACCAAATTTTGTAAGCCAACCAAGCCGCTTTGATTGCGACAAGTAAGACGAACCAAAGGACTAAGAAAATAGGATTAAATCTTAATAATGGAGCAGCAATCAAAACCAAAAGTGCTGACACAACTGCTGGAATAATCAAAGATCGGATTAAACATTTTACTAAATATGCCCGAACTTCCATTTCTTTTGTCAGTAAAAAAACTTTATCTGGACTCTCAATAAATGTTGCCAAACGTCCCACAATTTGACTAGCCAAACTGATCAAAATAACTAAAATAATTTTGCCCCATAAATTCAGCTGATGAATTTGTAGAAAGTTAATGTACTGAACTACCAAAGCTCCTAATAAAATCATCAGGAACAAAACAAAATGATCATTAAAAACATAACGAAGATATTTTATATTTTGCTTATACCAAAGGTTACGTCGTTTTTTAAAAATTTCATTCATTTGACTTTCCTGCCTCTACAACTTCTTTAGAGTTTGGAATATTTCCTTTTGTTAAGGCAAGATAAATTTCATCTAAACTTGCCTTAGGCTGATTAAATTGAGTACGCAATTCTTCTACTGTTCCAAAAGCAACAACTTGACCTTCATGCAAAACAATAAATTTATCACAGAATTTTTCAGCTGTGGACAAGATATGTGTACTCATTAAAATCGAACTTCCTGATTTTTTCATGTCAATCATCAAGTCAATCAAATCCTGAATCGCAAGCGGGTCAAGTCCCATAAAAGGTTCATCAACAATATAGAGCGAAGGTTCCACTAAGAATGCGCAGATAATCATCACTTTTTGTTTCATCCCTTTTGAAAAATTCACAGGGAACCAATCTAATTTATCACTCAAGCGGAAAGTTTCTAATAATTTTTCAGCACGTTCAAAAGCCAAGTCAACAGAAATCCCGTAAGCTAAAGCTGTCACTTCAATATGTTCACGCAAAGTCAATTCTTCATACAAACTTGGTGTTTCTGGAATGAAACCAATTTTTCTACGATAGCCTTCTAAATCTTGTTGTAAAGTTAAGCCGTCTAATTCAATTTGTCCAGAATAAGGAGTCAAAAGTCCAATAATTTCTTGAATTGTCGTCGATTTTCCTGCACCATTTAAACCAATGAGTCCAACTAACTCGCCTTCTTTAATTTCAAAATTAAGGTCTTTTAAGACAGGATGCCCCAAATAGCCACCTGTTAGATTTGTTACTTTTAACATACATTCCTCTTTTCAATCTTATTCTATATTTATTATTGAAGTCATTCTTAAAATACGTTGCGCATAGCTCGGATTATCATCATCCTCGGCGATAACTTCTTTTAAGTCATCAAGATTATCTGTAATAATTCCATCTACTCCATTGAACATCTGTTCTCTCATATCCGTTTCGTCATTGACCGTCCAAGCAAAAACCATCTGCTTTCTTGCCTGAGCTTTATCCACAAAACTACTATTGAGTGTTGTGGCCTCCATGGTATAGGCCGACATCTTAGTTTGTGGGAAAAGTAAGTTGAAGGGAAGGATGAAACTCACTTTAATCTTAGGATTAATTTTTTGTTCAATTAAAAGAGCATTATAATCTAAAGAATGAATCATAGCCTTATCTTTTAAAAGACGTGCACCATATTTTTTACTAAAATTTTCAACCATCTTTAGAGAATCAAATGGAGAAACTTTAATCTCAACCAGTAATTTTTGGTTAACTTTTTCAGCAGCCGCTAAATAATCATCAAAACTTGGGATTAAAGCCTTTTTCCCATTTTCCGAAACAACTGTATTCGTCAATTCTGCTAAGGTAAGTTTTTGTGGCGGAATATCAATTCCAGCTAAATCTTTTAAAGTTGGATCATGGAAAACAACAAATTGATGGTCTTTTGTTTCCTGAATATCCATTTCAACATAATCTGGTTTTGATTTAGCCGTAGCTTCCATGGCTGGAATTGTATTTTGCACCCCATTTTCTTCATCAACTCCCCGATGTGAAATGGTTAAAGGGACAGTATCCATAAATCCTTCAACATAAGTCCAGCTTACTAAAGCAAAAATTAAAACAGCTAAAGTAGAAAAAATTATTTTATATTTTCTTCTAACTTTCGGAGATTTTTTTACTACTTCTGAAATTTCAAAGGCTTCCAAGTCAGCTTCTCTCATCAAGTAACTAAAAAGCATGACCAAACTCAAGGTAGATATAATAGAGCTTCCCAACCAAATCAAATCCAGTATTGACACTGCTCCCACAAGGGCAAAAGAATTTTTATCCAAATAATCTTGGGCAAAGTAGCCGCCCATAAAAAGAAGCCCCTGCATTATTATACTAAATAAACCGATAAGTCCAAAATAAACAGATAGTCTGAAAAAATTTCTAACTCCTTTTGTTCGTTTTAAACTTTCTTTTATTGCTACTTTCAATGATTGACCTTTTAAAATCATCAGTGGAAGAGTCAAAATTAAACGGGTACTAATCCAAAATGTTATAGCATAAAATAGGAACAAAATTATCATATTTTGCCAACTTTTAAAGAAAAATTCAAATGTAAAAACAGGAATTTTAATTTTCGACAAAAGTTGCGTACTAAAGACATAACGTCCAAAAGGAATAATTAATAGAAAATAAAATACGAAAAAGACTAATTGTTGAATTCTGACATTTTTAAGATCCGAAATAACTTGCCTAAATAAACTTTTTAAACTAAAAGTTCTCGCCTGAATCAAACGAATTCCTTGAAACTGAACGATGAATTGCAGATAAACCAAAAAGATGAGCACAAATAAGACAACTACGAGCCCCAAAACTCCTAAGAAATGCTGCTGAAGCAAGTTTCCAAGATTATTATAAGAAACATAAGGAATTCCACTAACTCGCATAATAAGCTCAGAAATGGATTCTAAAAGTGGAATAATAACAAGTGTGATGACTATAGTTGCCCCAACAAAAATCGAAAGATATTCAAACCAAAACTTAGAAAACTCTCGAAAATATTTAAAAATCAAACCAAGTGGCCAATTAGCATTCTTTTTCTTCTTAGCTTTTTTTCTCACCATACTCCTAAACTCCCCCACACTTTCTCTAAACAGAAGAATAATTTTCATTACATTATATCAAATTTATAAAATAAAAAATGCTTAAATTTAAGTTATAATAAATAAAAGTTTTATTTATTATAACATATTTGAATTTCCCTTTTTCGGCAATTCCCTTACGATTTAGTAAGTTTCAGCATTATTACTGGGATTTTTAGCTTATTTATAATATAATCTAAGTATATTATAAGTTTTGACTTTGAGTAAAGAGTCATTATTACTACTGGAGGACCTATCAAATGGAAGATTGTATTTTTTGCAAAATTATCGCTGGTGAAATTCCTAGCACCAAAATTTATGAAGATGATGATGTTCTTGCCTTCCTTGATATCACTCAAACAACTAAAGGGCATACATTAGTGGTTCCCAAAAAACATTATCGTAACATTCTTTCAATGACAGGCGAACAATCAGCTGAACTTTTCAGCAAAGTCCCTTTTATTGCCAACAAAATTGTTAATAATCTTCATGCTAAAGGGATGAATATTTTACAAAATAATGAAGAAATCGCTGGTCAAACTGTTTTCCATACTCATATTCACCTTATTCCTCGTTTTGATGAAAATGATGGTTTCGTTGGAAAATTCACTGCTCATGATTATGATTTAGCTGAAATTGCTAAAGAAATCAATGGCCAATAAAAGGACATTACTATGATTGAATTATTTAAAGACTTAAAAAATATCATTGGCGAGTTGTCAGAAGAAGTCAACACGATGAAAGTAAATGTGGAACGCGTTCAAGAAGAAGGTATCAAAGCAGAAAAAGTTGGAAAAGATATTCAAAAAAAAGTAGATGAATTTCAAATTTCCATCCAACCTAGAGTTGAAAAAATTAATGAACTTGTTAATCAAATAAATAAAAGGGTTGAATAATTTCAACCCTTTTATTTTTTTGATTTTTCTTGATGTTTATAAAACTGTCTCCCCCAGAAAATCCCCAATAATTGGGACAAGACAAAACTAACAACTATGACCAGCATTTTTTCGACATCATGATGTTGAATGTAAGTAAAGGTATGTTGTGAAAAATATAGAATACTTATGAATATAATATTAATAATATTCATTCCAATAATTCGCCAATGTCTTCCTTTGGTACTTTCCCAAAAACTGATAAAAAGAATGAGAATGGTAACGACCTCTAATCCAATCAGCGTCAGGTTTAGAACTTGAAAAAGATAGGCAATTGCAAAGATAATTGTTGTATAAGCCCATAGAAATAATAGCATACCTCATTCTAGCATGTTTTTTTATATTCTACAATAAATAAAAAGAGAGAAAAATATTTTTCTCTTTTTTTATTGTTATTAGAATGATGCAGAATCAACTTTAACACCAGGACCCATTGTAGTTGTAACAGAAAGGTTTGTGATGTAAGCTCCCTTAGATGCAGCAGGTTTAGCAGCTGCAATTACAGAGTTCAAAGCTTTAAAGTTTTCAACAAGTTTTTCTGTATCGAATGAAACTTTACCGATTGGAACATGAACGTTACCAGCTTTGTCAGCACGGTAGTTAACTTTACCAGCTTTTGATTCTTCAACTGCTTTAGTTACATCCATAGTAACTGTAC from Lactococcus lactis carries:
- a CDS encoding ABC transporter permease → MNEIFKKRRNLWYKQNIKYLRYVFNDHFVLFLMILLGALVVQYINFLQIHQLNLWGKIILVILISLASQIVGRLATFIESPDKVFLLTKEMEVRAYLVKCLIRSLIIPAVVSALLVLIAAPLLRFNPIFLVLWFVLLVAIKAAWLAYKIWSSQKSGLLDWAFLIDLEEGRKTGTLRLFSLFTNVKGLKSHSHRRKYLDFLLTKTKRTYEYLFTRSFLRSGDYLGLTIRLLILSILAMIFINNGIVAIIMVVVFNYLLIFQLLSLQTAFDYQLLTRIYPLKKAAKTAGLRVLIFRVMMFVTIVELILSLIFVRPFFLSLIILLTNFLLTKFYVRFRLKNK
- a CDS encoding glycerophosphoryl diester phosphodiesterase membrane domain-containing protein is translated as MVRKKAKKKKNANWPLGLIFKYFREFSKFWFEYLSIFVGATIVITLVIIPLLESISELIMRVSGIPYVSYNNLGNLLQQHFLGVLGLVVVLFVLIFLVYLQFIVQFQGIRLIQARTFSLKSLFRQVISDLKNVRIQQLVFFVFYFLLIIPFGRYVFSTQLLSKIKIPVFTFEFFFKSWQNMIILFLFYAITFWISTRLILTLPLMILKGQSLKVAIKESLKRTKGVRNFFRLSVYFGLIGLFSIIMQGLLFMGGYFAQDYLDKNSFALVGAVSILDLIWLGSSIISTLSLVMLFSYLMREADLEAFEISEVVKKSPKVRRKYKIIFSTLAVLIFALVSWTYVEGFMDTVPLTISHRGVDEENGVQNTIPAMEATAKSKPDYVEMDIQETKDHQFVVFHDPTLKDLAGIDIPPQKLTLAELTNTVVSENGKKALIPSFDDYLAAAEKVNQKLLVEIKVSPFDSLKMVENFSKKYGARLLKDKAMIHSLDYNALLIEQKINPKIKVSFILPFNLLFPQTKMSAYTMEATTLNSSFVDKAQARKQMVFAWTVNDETDMREQMFNGVDGIITDNLDDLKEVIAEDDDNPSYAQRILRMTSIINIE
- a CDS encoding HIT family protein, giving the protein MEDCIFCKIIAGEIPSTKIYEDDDVLAFLDITQTTKGHTLVVPKKHYRNILSMTGEQSAELFSKVPFIANKIVNNLHAKGMNILQNNEEIAGQTVFHTHIHLIPRFDENDGFVGKFTAHDYDLAEIAKEINGQ
- a CDS encoding ABC transporter ATP-binding protein; translation: MLKVTNLTGGYLGHPVLKDLNFEIKEGELVGLIGLNGAGKSTTIQEIIGLLTPYSGQIELDGLTLQQDLEGYRRKIGFIPETPSLYEELTLREHIEVTALAYGISVDLAFERAEKLLETFRLSDKLDWFPVNFSKGMKQKVMIICAFLVEPSLYIVDEPFMGLDPLAIQDLIDLMIDMKKSGSSILMSTHILSTAEKFCDKFIVLHEGQVVAFGTVEELRTQFNQPKASLDEIYLALTKGNIPNSKEVVEAGKSNE